The following are from one region of the Verrucomicrobiia bacterium genome:
- a CDS encoding response regulator transcription factor, which yields MSTLLTTELRAATTAMPTRVAIVEDNAMLRQCLADYIAATPGYQCVCTCRSAEEALAQIPPLKPDVVLMDIHLPGESGIVCTARLREKLPQVQVIMLTVYKDTKVIFQALKAGACGYVLKRADEAEILKAIAEVRSGGAPMTAEIARMVVRSFMERPSSDDETAELSPRESEILALITEGLTNKEIGARLDISFSTVRTHLMHIFEKLHVRCRAEAAAKYMRSIPKGEGKSSART from the coding sequence ATGTCCACGTTGTTGACCACAGAATTGCGGGCAGCCACCACTGCCATGCCGACCCGCGTCGCCATCGTTGAAGACAACGCCATGTTGCGGCAGTGCCTCGCCGATTACATCGCGGCCACGCCGGGTTACCAATGCGTGTGCACCTGCCGTTCGGCGGAAGAGGCACTGGCGCAAATTCCCCCGCTGAAGCCGGATGTCGTGCTCATGGACATCCATCTGCCGGGCGAATCGGGCATCGTCTGCACCGCGCGCCTGCGGGAAAAGCTCCCCCAGGTGCAGGTCATCATGCTGACCGTTTACAAGGACACGAAGGTGATTTTTCAGGCGCTCAAGGCCGGCGCCTGCGGCTACGTGCTCAAACGCGCGGACGAGGCGGAAATTTTGAAGGCGATTGCCGAGGTCCGCTCGGGCGGCGCGCCCATGACCGCGGAAATCGCCCGCATGGTTGTCCGCTCCTTCATGGAACGCCCCAGCAGCGATGACGAAACCGCCGAACTGTCGCCCCGCGAATCGGAAATCCTTGCCCTCATCACCGAGGGGCTGACCAACAAGGAAATCGGCGCGCGGCTCGACATCAGCTTCTCGACCGTCCGCACGCATCTCATGCACATCTTCGAGAAGCTGCACGTGCGTTGCCGGGCCGAGGCGGCGGCCAAATACATGCGTTCCATACCCAAGGGCGAAGGAAAGTCATCGGCCCGGACATAA